atgaaaaatataaaaattgaacttttgatttgtgaaataaaaattagactctccaattttcaaaatacaaaaatcgtacctttcaatttctatttcaaaaaaataaaaaatttaaagtataaaaattagattCAGTAATTTCGATAccttttacattatttttaaaaatacttaaaattattatattaaaaaatatcaccCATCTCACGtctaccaaaaaataaattagccgCTTGCTTGCCCCTTACATTCATCTCTTAAAGGAGTGCACACAATGACTAACTAGTAGCTACAAAAGAATATTCAACTAATCACTACTCAATGTGAAAAAATACAAATCTGTGTGTCACATTGATGATACAATGATACCATATGAAGTTATGAACTGCAGCCGTGCACACTTAATGTTTTAATTGCCCTTTAAAACTCcgaaaaatcaaacaaatgaATAGCTCtagttacaaaaaaaaagattcaTGATAGGAAAAGTATGAGAAaacaatatatttattgtaCAATACATATAATGGGGgtgtaattgaaattaaaaataattaatgggttattaattaatttcgtattattaataatttgaaatttgaaactaTTTAGAATTAATCTTTTATTATagattcaaatcaaatatttaggTTAAAAATAGAGATTTCCTGATGGCATCTCCTCCTGGTCTACACCGCTGCCCCATGCGCCGATTTCCACTTTCCACAGCGGTCAAATGCCCATGTCTGTGTCCTGTTGAGGGGTCCAGCCTTCAGCTCCGATCGAACATTGCACCGCCAACAACGACTAACCAACCAGTGCCGCACTCTCCTCCGCACACAGCGCAGCCGGTTTTGAATACATGTTTATGGCAGAATCGCAAGAAAAATGTGTTTCAAGCGATCATCCTCCTTTAATCACATCACCTAGCCGAAATTCATTAATGGAGGTCGATATAGTGGAACCTCTAGAATGTGTAGCCTCGGACGATTCAGAAAACTTTTCATACGAACAAGAAGACTTAGCCGGCGATGTCGCAGGCCATGCTCACGAGCCGAGCAAGGTGAGCAAGTTGGATCGTCAAATTCTGCCATGGATGTTTATCGTGCGTTTAGTTTTTAGGTTTAGTCACAATGTAAAGGAGTATTTTAATTGTATGGTTATTGAAACATTCAACTGTAATAGTCAGCTGAGATGCAAATAAATTTATGGGTGTTTTATGTTTAATGGTATCATTACATGCATTGAGGATTAGATGAAATTATTGCATGCTTATATAATTACATCCAGGAAGCATAATTTCGTACGTGTATTGAACTGAATGCTAGTTGTATTTGCACCATGCTAACCATGCTAACCATGAAATGTTTAGCTTAGTGTTTTAATCATGTAATAGTATGTTTAAAAGCTAGCTCActgcatatttttttagttacatGCTGATATGCTTCCtgtcttttattttaatatttttcatgcTTATATTAGTGCTTTAATCATGTAATGGTATGTTTAAAAGCTAGCTCActgcatatttttttagttacatGCTGATATGCtttcttccttttattttaatatttttcattcttataTTAGTGCTTTAATAATGTAATGGTATGTTTAAAAGCTAGCTCActgcatatttttttagttacatGCTGATATGCTtcctgttttttattttaatatttttcatgcTTATATTAGTCTTTTAATCATGTAATGGTATGTTTAAAAGTTAGCTCActgcatatttttttagttacatGTTGATATGCTTCCTgccttttattttaatatttttcatgcTTATATTAGTGCTTTAATCATGTAATGGTATGTTTGAAAGCTAGCTCACtgcatattttttagttttatgctCATATGCTTCCTgccttttattttaatatttttcatgcttatggGATTATATAGTTAATCAAAGATGTGCTTATGTTCTTATTGCATCTAAAGAAACGAGTGTGTATATGTAAATATATAGGAAAAGAATTTTGTGGCTGGAGTGAAAAAAGAAGCTACTAAAGGGTGAGTAAGGCCATAACTATTACCCAAAATGTAACAAATAATTCCACAAGATTTtcattgaataagaaaaaaacaaataaatggtgaaaactaattaaataatacatgaaatgaaaaaaaactcTTTGCTTGATTTGTAGCTGTTGATGTGTTTTTGGTGATTGTTTTAGAGATTGTATTGAAATGAGTTTTGATCAGGATCTTCCTCCTTTTGGTTACTTTGTTTGTTTTGGAATTTTAGGTCGCGCAGCTGTCGGATGTTACAGATGTTGGAAGTGATGAGATGGAGCTTGGTGATGAGGTATTAGAGTCTAGATTACTTTTTTGTACTCATAATGTTCACGTTTGATTTCATAACTAATGGTAATTAGTTTTCCGTtcgaattaatataaaatacagtTACCAGATCATGGTTGCTTACAAGAAGATGAGATACCAAGAGTTGGAATGCGGTTTGCTCATTTACAGATGGCTCATGACTTTTATGTGACCTATGCAAAGAAAGCTGGATTTGCAACTAAGATAAGGACGACAACATTTGATAAGATCACAAAGGCTCCCATTAACCAAGCTATACACTGTAATCATGATGGGATCCGCGAGTCTCGTGTTAAAGCACCAACGCGGAAGAATACGATTTCAGCTGCTGGGTGCAAGGCAAGGATATATGTAAAGTTTGATAAAGATGTGCAAGACTGGGTTTTGCTCAAGGTCGACTTGACGCACTCTCACTCCTGTTCACCGAAAAAGGCAGTGCACTACCATGAGTATAGGCAGTTGACCATGCATGCGAAGTGCGTGATTAAGGATAATGATGAGGCTGGGATTCGACCAAACAAGGCATTCCTTGCTTTGTCAAATGAAGCTGGTGGCCCCTCTAACTTGGGATTCTCAGAgaaggatttaagaaattatataaCAGCAAGGCTCCGAACTAGCAACATGAATGCGGATGTCAGGGAGATGATGAGCTACTTTAGGAGAATGAAGGACATCAATCCGAACTTCTTTTACGCGGTGAAGGTGGACGATGAGTGTAAATTTAAGAGTGCAGTATGGGTTGATGCAAGGTGTAGGGCGTCGTATGAATACTATGGAGACGTCGTGTCAGTTGATAGCACGTACAGTACAAATAGGTACGTAGTAGTTAAGTTGTTGTTTTTACCTTTTCTTGCTAATACGCTTTTTGATCGTGATTGGCATTTCTTACATCTGGTTGGTTTTTCTGGTAGGCATGGATTACCGTTTGTGTCATTCATTGGGGTCAACCACCATGGTAGGTCGACCCTCCTCGGTTGTGCTTTGTTGGGGAATGAAGAAATCGGAAGTTATGAGTGGGTTTTTAGCCAATGGGTGAAGTGCATGGGAACTGCTCCAAAGTGTATCATAACCGATCAATGTCGATCCCTTTACCGTGCGATCAAAAATACTTTACCCGACACACGCCATCGGTGGTGTATTTGGCATATTATGAATAAGCTACCTTCGAAGCTTGGGGGTTACCGCCGGTACGGAGCTTTGTATGGTGACCTAAACGacattgtgtggaactctcggACGGAGGAGTCATTTGAAGATGATTGGGCTGATTTTATAGATGAGTATAACTTACATAACAACACATGGCTGTCAGGTTTGTTTCTGTACGATTACTTCTCACGCTTTAATTGCAATTGGTCGGCATCTGAATGTTTAGTTTATCAGTAATTTTGGAAGACAATTAGCTGGATGTTCATTATAGTAAACATTTGGATGTTTAATATATCAGTGATTTTGGATGTTCATTTCTCAGGTGTAGTAATATGTTTCGGGTAAGCTTTATTTGCTTAATTTggtattatttatttcttgtagATTTGTATGATGACCGACGCATGTGGGTCCCAATATACTTCAAGGGTGAATTTTGGACAGGAATGCGGAGTACGCAAAGGAGTGAGAGCATGCACGCATTCTACGGTGGATACTTACACAGTAAAACTAGCTTGGTCCAATTTGTTCATGAATATGACAATGTGCTTGGAGTCAAGGAGCAGAGGGAACTGGAGGATGATGCTATGACTCGAGGGGGGTTATCCCTTGTGCAACTACCTCGCCTATAGAGAAACAGTTTCAGCAAGAGTATACCACGAGCATTTTTAGGGATGTTCAAATTGAGTTTGTGAGGAAGGCTAACTGCAGAGTTTCTGCAGTTGATGAACAGGGTCCATTGGTCTGCGTGAAGGTGGAAGAGGAGAAACTACTCAATGATACTATTCTATGCATTCCATACGATGTTCACTTTGACCGTTCCACACAGGAGCTTCGTTGTGAGTGCAATCTTTTTGAGAGTTCAGGTGTGTTGTGCTGTCACTGCCTTGAAGTTTTTCATTCGTATAAAGTGTACAAAGTACCTTCCTGTTATATTCTTCCTCGATGGAGCAAGAACATAAAGCGCAAGCATACGTATGTCAAAAGTAGCCATGATGTCAGTCGGTCGGATGAGAGTCATGTTGCATTCAGGGGACTGTGTGCACACTTCTATAATGTTGCTCAAGAGTTCCTCGGTGATGATGAAGAAACAGTATTGCTGCATGTTGCTTTGGAAGAAACAAGGGCCAAGTTGGCTACGCACCGTGCAAAAAAGAGGTCCGAGAGCGTGGCAGAGACTCAGACCAACATTGGCTCTCAGAATTCGAACGATGTCGGTGTTGATGACATCCAAAGCCCATCGAAGGTCACCACAAAGGGCAGGCCAAAGAGTAAGAGGCTTGGCTATGCCCTTGAGAAGTCCATCAAGAATTCAAGACggagaaaacaaaagaattcaCCCCCGGTATATGTTTGGCTTAATCCCAACTTTGTATGCTTATTTGGTATAGTACTATCCTAGAACATAACTATtggactttttctttttaatttttggcaGGTGGTTCGTCCGCACACATTTCAAGATATAAACCATTGTGCTGTTTCTGGCTTGAATGTTCCCGAACAAGCCGGTGGTTTCATGTCTTTGTTAAGCTCCTTCAATAAAAAGTGGGATTAGTTGTACGAGGTTGTGATAGTGTATATTTTCTCATTTCTGTGTTTATAGGATTCTTGTTATTTTCAAGGTTCTATGGCAGCTGATGCAAAGGTCCACATGTTATTGATTGCAAGAACCATTTTTCCATTTGTTAAAACGAagcattttactatttttatttcgtGTAGACTTAATGCATAATATGTATATTTGATGGTTATTCTGTAACTTAGTATATAGTCTAATAAAGTTGTTTCTGATTTCTACACTCTTGACTATATAGTTTTTCAGTACGTAGCTATTCCTCTTAGACATTGTTTTCATGTTTTTTTAATGAACTAAAGTGGATGTTCATTTCTATAGGTTTTCAGATGTTCATTTTTACTATAAACAAAGATGGTTATCCGTTAGCATTAGTGACCACTAGGTTATGTTTTGATTTTGACCTTGTTAGACTGGATGTTCATCATAGTAAGGTATAGGATGTTCAGATTTGCTATATTGGCGGATGGTTAGTGGTCACCAGTTTCGATAAGCACAAATATGGCAGCTTTACCAAACAACTTTGATAAATCTGGGAGTCTAAAATCTAAAGGACATGGATAAATTTTAGGTAACATAACCAACATATCATTGTACTGTAGAAAAAAAATGTCATGGAATCAGGTCTTTCTAATgtgaaaaataacaaatcatTAAGCATGTCAGCAGTAAGTAAACTCATTATAATCTGGTAGTTCAATTCAATGTAACTAATACTAAGTAAGCAACTTCTTCCTCCCTCTGCGCATTGCCCCCTTCGGTAATCCCTCCGCACGTTCAATCAATGACCGTGTACTAAGTGCAGTGTATGGTGAATGAACGTCCTTCTTCTTGTTCCGTGGTTCATTGCGACGAACAGGTATAACTTTTTGTTCCAATAACGAAATGAGCTGGTGGACCAATGTACTGTGTGGGCCACAAATAATATCTAGCATCAACTCCATCCTGTCTGATTGGAGTGAATCCTGTGGGTAGATTTATCAATTGGTTAGTATTTTGAACCGTTACAGTAATAATTTTACAAGATCAATCACGACACTTGCGCAAATGTTAAATTTACAAACCTCATCCCATTCACAAAGTTGACGTTCTTCAGTCCAGTTATCCATCA
The Arachis duranensis cultivar V14167 chromosome 5, aradu.V14167.gnm2.J7QH, whole genome shotgun sequence genome window above contains:
- the LOC107488741 gene encoding protein FAR1-RELATED SEQUENCE 6-like, whose product is MEVDIVEPLECVASDDSENFSYEQEDLAGDVAGHAHEPSKVAQLSDVTDVGSDEMELGDELPDHGCLQEDEIPRVGMRFAHLQMAHDFYVTYAKKAGFATKIRTTTFDKITKAPINQAIHCNHDGIRESRVKAPTRKNTISAAGCKARIYVKFDKDVQDWVLLKVDLTHSHSCSPKKAVHYHEYRQLTMHAKCVIKDNDEAGIRPNKAFLALSNEAGGPSNLGFSEKDLRNYITARLRTSNMNADVREMMSYFRRMKDINPNFFYAVKVDDECKFKSAVWVDARCRASYEYYGDVVSVDSTYSTNRYVVVKLLFLPFLANTLFDRDWHFLHLVGFSGRHGLPFVSFIGVNHHGRSTLLGCALLGNEEIGSYEWVFSQWVKCMGTAPKCIITDQCRSLYRAIKNTLPDTRHRWCIWHIMNKLPSKLGGYRRYGALYGDLNDIVWNSRTEESFEDDWADFIDEYNLHNNTWLSDLYDDRRMWVPIYFKGEFWTGMRSTQRSESMHAFYGGYLHSKTSLVQFVHEYDNVLGVKEQRELEDDAMTRGGDVQIEFVRKANCRVSAVDEQGPLVCVKVEEEKLLNDTILCIPYDVHFDRSTQELRCECNLFESSGVLCCHCLEVFHSYKVYKVPSCYILPRWSKNIKRKHTYVKSSHDVSRSDESHVAFRGLCAHFYNVAQEFLGDDEETVLLHVALEETRAKLATHRAKKRSESVAETQTNIGSQNSNDVGVDDIQSPSKVTTKGRPKSKRLGYALEKSIKNSRRRKQKNSPPVVRPHTFQDINHCAVSGLNVPEQAGGFMSLLSSFNKKWD